GGGTATTGTTTTAGCCCTGCTTGCCGCCGGGCAGTTTGACCTCGCTTTTGATATGCAGCTCCTTGAGCTGGGCGGCTGTCACCGGGCCGGGCGCACCCGTCATCAGGCAGGTGGCGCTTTGCGTTTTGGGGAAGGGGATGACATCGCGGATGGTCTTCTTGCCGGCCAGCAGCATCACCAGGCGGTCAAAGCCAAAGGCAATGCCGCCGTGGGGCGGAGTGCCGTATTCAAAGGCATCCAGCATAAAGCCGAATTTTTCCCGCGCTTCCTCGGGTGTCAGCCCTATGGCCGCAAACATTCTCTCCTGCACGTCACGGCGGTGGATGCGGATGCTGCCGCCGCCCACCTCAATGCCGTTGAGCACCAGGTCGTAGGCGCGGGCCCGCACCTGGTCCGGTGCGCTTTCCAGCAGGGGCAGGTCTTCCTCCCGCGGCGAGGTGAAGGGGTGGTGCATGGCCACATAGCGTTTCTCTTCCTCGTCATACTCCAGCAGCGGAAAATCCACCACCCAGAGGAAATTGAAAGTGTCGGGCGGGATCAGGTTCAGACGGGCGGCCAGGTGGGTACGCAGGGCGCCCAGGGCGGCGTAGACCACGGCCGGGGCGTCGGCTACAAAGAGCAACAGGTCGCCCGGTTCGGCATTCAAACGCCGGGTGATGGCGGCCAGTTCATCTTCGCTGAAGAATTTGGCAATGGGCGATTTGACCCCTTCCGGCGTGATGATCATGTAGGCCAGCCCTTTGGCTTTGTAAATGGCCGCGAAGGCGGTCAGGTCGTCGATTTCTTTCCGGCTGAATGAACCGCAACTCTTGGCGTTGATTCCCTTGACCATGCCGCCGGCCTCCACGGCGGCGCGGAACACTTTGAAGTCACAGCCGCCGGCAATGTCGGATATGTCCACCAGCTCCAGGCCGAAGCGCAGGTCGGGTTTGTCCGAGCCAAAGCGCTCCATGGCCTCGCGGTAAGTCAGGCGGGGGAAGGGGGTGGTCACCTCCAGGCCGGTGGTCTCCCGGCAGAGGTGGGCGATCATTTGTTCTGTCAAACCGATCACGTCGTCCACGTCCACGAAAGACATTTCCATGTCAATCTGGGTAAATTCGGGCTGGCGGTCGGCCCGCAGGTCCTCATCGCGGAAACAGCGCACGATCTGGAAATAGCGATCGTAGCCGGCCACCATCAAAATCTGTTTGAAAAGCTGCGGGGACTGGGGCAGGGCGTAAAAGCGGCCCGGATTGACCCGGCTGGGTACCAGGTAGTCCCGCGCCCCTTCGGGCGTGCTTTTGGTGAGCATGGGGGTTTCGATTTCCAAAAAGCCGTGTGCGTCCAAAAAGTCGCGCACCGCTTTGGCGGCCCGGTGGCGCAGGAGCATGGCCTTTTGCATTTCGGGCCGGCGCAGGTCCAGATAACGGTAGCGCAGGCGCAGGTTTTCGTCCACGTCGATGTCGTCTTCAATATAAAAGGGTGGCGTCTTGGCCGTGTTCAGTATACGCACCTCGCTGGCCCGGACGTCGATTTCCCCGGTGGGCAACTGCGGGTTGGCTGTGCCCTCGGGGCGGGGGACAACCTGGCCCCGCACGGCCAGCACATATTCGTTGCGAATGGTTTCCGCCTTGTTGAAAGCGGCGTCGGCCATGTCCGGGCTAAAGACCACCTGGACAATGCCGCTGATGTCGCGCAGGTCGACAAAGATTAAACCACCGTGGTCGCGGCGGCGGGCCACCCAGCCCATGAGCACCACTTCTTGTCCGGCGTGAGACAGCCTGAGATCCCCGCAGCGATGGGTGCGGGAAAGGCCCTGCATGCTTTCCGGCATGGTTTATTTAGTCCTCCCTTGCAGAAAATCTACCAGTTGATCCAGAGGCACAGTCTGCTGTTCGCCACTGGCCATATCTTTCACCGCCACCCGGCCCTGCTCCAGCTCCTGGCTGCCGGCAATGACGGTGTAGGCGGGATTCAGGCGTCCGGCCTGTTTCATCTGGGCTTTTAAGCTGCGTCCCAGATAGTCCCGGTCGGCGGCCAGGCCGCCGGCGCGCAGGTCGGCCAGTATGCGCACCGCCCGGTCGCTGGCCGCGGCGTCGGCCACGGCTACAAAGACATCCAGCGGCCGGGTCCGGGGCCAGGTCAGGCCCTGGCTTTCCCGGGCCAGGATAATCCGTTCCAGGCCCAGGGCAAAGCCAATACCCGGCGTGGGCGGCCCGCCGCAGATTTCCACCAGGCCGTTGTAGCGGCCTCCACCCCCGATGGCGCTTTGCGCCCCGATGCCGCCCACCAGTATCTCAAAGGCGGTATGGGTATAGTAGTCCAGGCCGCGCACCAGACGGGGGTTCACCTGGTAGGCTACGCCCAGCAGATCCAGCTGGTGCCGCACGGCGGCGAAGTGTGCGGCGCAATCCGGGCAGAGGCAGTCCAGGGCAGAAGGTGCTCCCTTCCCTAATTCCTGACATTTTTCATTTTTGCAGTCCAGCAGGCGCAGCGGGTTGCGGTGATAGCGACTCCTGCATTCCGGGCACAGCTGGTTCATGTGCGGAGCAAAAAATTCCTGCAGGCGCTGGCGCAAAACCGGCCGGCACTGCGGGCAGCCCACACTGTTCACCTGCAGGCTGAGGCCGCTTAAACCCAGGCGGGTGTAGTAGTCCATGGCCAGGGCCATAATCTCGGCGTCCAGCCCCGGATCGTGGGAGCCAAAAGCCTCTATGCCCACCTGGTGGAATTGGCGGTAGCGGCCGGCCTGGGGCCGGTCGTAGCGGAACATGGGGCCCAGGTAATACATTTTCACCGGCTGGGGACCGGCGTACAGGTTGTTCTCCAGGTAGGCCCGCACCGCCCCCGCGGTGCCTTCCGGGCGCAGGGTGATGCTGCGCCCGCCCCGGTCATTGAATGTGTACATTTCCTTTTCCACCACGTCGGTTGTATCGCCCATGCCGCGCACAAAAAGCTCGGTGTGCTCAAATATGGGCAGGCGGATTTCTCCATAGCCGTACTGGTGGCACACCTGGCGGAAAGTCTCCTCCAGGTAGTACCACTTGTTGATTTCAGCGGGCAGGATATCATTTGTGCCACGCGGTCGGTTGGTGAGCATGTCTTCCCCTCCAGGTTTTGGTGTGTATAAAAGCCAAAACCCCCTTCTCCGGCCAAAACAAAACAAACGGCCAGGGACGGGGGTGTTTTTCCCGCGGTGCCACCCTGCTTGGATTATCTCATGCAAGACAATCCCACTTGCAAAAGGCCGGTAACGGGGCCCTTGTACCGTGCCGGCTACTGCGTCAGGCTCTGCTTGAGGCCAGCCTGTCCGGTTCGCCCGGCCGCTCCCGGGGGTTCTTCAGCGCCTGCAGCCGCAGAGGGACTTGCAGTCACGATCCCTCCTCCCTGGGCGGTGGTAAGACGCCTACTCGGCCCGGTCATCGCTTTGCTGTGTATTGCCCTGCTGGCGCCTGGCGGGGCGCGCTTGCCAGCAGGCGGAGTTCGCCTTTTCTCCTGGTATATTGTAAGCAGTGGCGCAGATTTTGTCAACCGGGACACTTTTGCCTCGCCATTGAATTTTTTCAGCCGTGCAGCGTGACTGGCTGCTGCGGGGCGCATGTGCGGATCTCCGGCTTGTCCAGTATGTAGCAGTGGTGGTGCAGTTAGACAGTTGATGGGTCGCGCTTGCAATAAGGTTAAGAATGTGTTAATATAATTGCAGCGAAATCAATACCCTGCTTTGCCCGTGAAAACCTTGGAAGTGTTTGACCAACACTTACAAAGAGGGAGCCCGGGCTCTGGCTGTGGCGTGCAGGCCCCCGCGGTAGGGGAAGCGCAAAGCAGTCAGGAGGGCACCCACCTGTTGAGAACAGGTCTTAAACTTTGGGGTATCACGGCAAAAGTGGGGTTAATAATTTGGGTTAATTAATAGTATTGTTTGTTTGCTGAAATTCCGCCATACTATATTGTGTACGGCGGAATTTTGGTTTTGCACGGGCTTTCATTGTATTGCCGCTGCGGACAGGCATCGCGCTGTAAACATGGTGCTGGATGATAAGGAGACAGGCTGATGAGGGAGGATATTTTCGCCCGCACCCGGCTGCTGATTGGCCGGGAAGGGCTGGCAAAACTGGCTGCGGCCAGCGTGGCGATTTTCGGGCTGGGCGGTGTGGGCTCCTTTGCCGCGGAAGCGCTGGCCCGGGCCGGCGTGGGCCGGCTCATCCTGGTGGACTTCGACCGGGTGGCGCCCAGCAACATCAACCGCCAGCTGCACGCCCTGACCGATACGGTGGGACAGTATAAAACCGACCTGATGGCGGACAGGATAGCTCGTATCAACGGGCAGGCCAGTGTGGTGAAAATATGCCGGCGCTACCAGCCCGGTGACGGGGCGATATGGGGTGAACACAGGCCTGATTACTGTGTGGATGCCATTGATGACGTGGAGGCCAAGGTGGAACTGATCAAGACCTGTCTGGCGCAGGGAGTGCCGGTGATATCCTCCATGGGCACGGGCAATAAACTGGATCCGCTGTCCCTGCAGGTGACCGATATTGCCCGCACCTCTGTCTGCCCGCTGGCCCGGGCCGTGCGGCGCCGCCTGCGCCAGGAGGGTATTGCCGGGGGAGTGAAAGTGGTGTTTTCCACCGAACCGCCCGGTGCGGCGCACCAGGAAGAAGAGATGGTTGGAGCACAGCCGCAGGGGCGCCGGCCGCCGGGCAGCATGCCCTTCGTGCCGCCGGTGGCCGGGCTGATCATGGCCGCGGAAGTGGTGCGCGAACTGCTGGGGCTGCAGCGGTCTTAATGTCCGGGACACGCAGTGTAAAGCTTTATTTACGAACGGAGTCCCCGGCGAATTGACAAGGCAAATTGAGGGATATTATAATCATTACGAACGGCCTTTTTTTTGCATTAAAGACTGGCTGGTGGGGTTTTTCTTGTCATTTGGTTCATGGGGATGGCTTTTTTGGGTAAGGTATTGTAAAGAAAGGGAGGAGAGGCATGGCCAGTGATTTGGTAAAGGCTTTGAGCGACGCAGATTTTAAAAACTTTGTAACGAACTCGCCTGTGCCCGTGCTGGTGGATTTCTGGGCGGGGTGGTGCGGTCCTTGCAAAATGATTGCCCCGCTGGTGGAGGAACTGGCAGCCGAATATCAGGGCAGGCTGGCGGTGGCTAAATTAAACGTGGATGACAATCGCTCTACGGCAGCCGAGTTTAAAGTGATCAGCATTCCTACCCTGATCATGTTTAAAAACGGTCAGGAAGTGGATCGTTCGGTTGGTTTTAAAAGCAAACGGGACTTAATTGATTTTATCAGCAAGCATGTTTAATACGCATTGTTTGACGCCTCCGGCATAAAAAGCCGGGGCGTTTTTATTTTTTAAAAAAATGTCTTCATATCGGGATTATTTAATTGAGAAAATGACCATACTATTAGCAAAGCCTGTTATCAGCAAGTGCAGGAGGTGAGAATTTATGGTCGGTACTCCCCTGGGAGAATACTTTATCAAGGTCAGCGACCGCCTGCCGGAAGAGGCGGAGCGGGTGTTGCGGGCACTGGTGGATCAGGGCAGCATGAACAAAGAGGAACTGTCCCTGACGGCCAAAGTGAAAAGGGCTGTCCTGGACCATGTGATCATGCAGCTGTATGCCCTGGGACTGGTGGAAGTATCCACAGAGGGCAAGAGCAAAATATGCAGCCTGACCAGGTTGGGAGACGAGTTTTTAAACCTGCTGGATGCCAAAGCCAGTTAGTTATTCTGCTGGCAGCAGCTGGCAAAAAACCGGGATGCACCCCGGTTTTTATTTTGGCGTAGTTTAATGCCAAAATAATTACGGTATGGCGGTAAATCTGTAAGGTATGGCCCTGTGCTATAATTTACAATATAAAGAAGGTTGGGTGGTATTTTTCACGCGGGAGGAATTATCATGCCGCAAGCTCTCAATACAAATGCTCACTACACTTATGGTGATTATCTCACCTGGCCGGAAAATGAACGCTGGGAAATCATTAACGGTCAGGCGCTGGCCATGTCGCCTTCTCCCGGTCCAAACCACCAGGTGGTTGTGGTGGAACTGGTGCGGCAGTTTGCCAATTATTTATCTGGTAAACCCTGCCGGGTTTTCGCTGCACCGCTGGATGTGCTCTTGCCCGGTACAGGTGGCAATGATGTGCCGGAGCACTTGATCAACAATGTGGTGCAACCCGATATTTTTGTTGTCTGTGATCCGGATAAAATAGGCCGACAGTGTATTAAAGGAGCGCCGGATCTTGTAGTGGAGGTGTTGTCGGCCAATTCGGTACGTCGCGACCGCTATGAAAAGTTTCATCTCTACGAACAGGCCGGTGTGAAGGAATACTGGTTGGTGGAGCCGGAGGCCAGGTTGCTGACTGTTTTTAAACTGGGCGAGGACGGTCTCTATGGTCGGCCGGAAATCTACGCTGGGACAGAGCAAGTTCCGGTAGGAATCTTGACCGGCTTAACCATTAACCTGCAGGTTGTGTTTGCTGGATTAGAAAATGACAATTGTTGAGGTGGTGCCGGTGAAAAACCTGTTTGAACATGCCGGGGAGGCCCGCCAGCTCACCCGGGCGCCGCTGGCCGAGCGGATGCGGCCGCGTAGCTTTGCCGAGTTTGTCGGGCAAACCGAGGTGGTGGGCCCAGGGACGCCGCTGCGCCGGGCCATTGAGGCCGATACGCTCCAGTCGGTCATCCTGTTTGGTCCGCCCGGCACGGGTAAAACCACCATCGCCCGGCTGATTGCCTCCTCCACCCGCGCTCACTTTGAGACGGTAAATGCCGTGATGGCCGGGGTGGCCGAGTTGCGCCAGGTGATCGCCCAGGCCCGGGAGCGGCTGAACTTTTACGGGCAAAAAACCGTTGTCTTCATTGACGAGATCCACCGTTTCAACAAAGCGCAGCAGGATGCGCTTTTACCGGCCGTAGAAAGTGGTCTGGTCATTCTCATCGGGGCCACCACCGAAAATCCGCTTTTTACCGTCAACAAGCCGCTGTTAAGCCGTTCCCGCCTTTTTCAACTGAAGCCACTGGCCGCGGCGGAAATAGAGGATGTACTACGCAAAGCACTGGCCGATGCGGAGCGCGGTC
The sequence above is a segment of the Desulfurispora thermophila DSM 16022 genome. Coding sequences within it:
- the aspS gene encoding aspartate--tRNA ligase yields the protein MPESMQGLSRTHRCGDLRLSHAGQEVVLMGWVARRRDHGGLIFVDLRDISGIVQVVFSPDMADAAFNKAETIRNEYVLAVRGQVVPRPEGTANPQLPTGEIDVRASEVRILNTAKTPPFYIEDDIDVDENLRLRYRYLDLRRPEMQKAMLLRHRAAKAVRDFLDAHGFLEIETPMLTKSTPEGARDYLVPSRVNPGRFYALPQSPQLFKQILMVAGYDRYFQIVRCFRDEDLRADRQPEFTQIDMEMSFVDVDDVIGLTEQMIAHLCRETTGLEVTTPFPRLTYREAMERFGSDKPDLRFGLELVDISDIAGGCDFKVFRAAVEAGGMVKGINAKSCGSFSRKEIDDLTAFAAIYKAKGLAYMIITPEGVKSPIAKFFSEDELAAITRRLNAEPGDLLLFVADAPAVVYAALGALRTHLAARLNLIPPDTFNFLWVVDFPLLEYDEEEKRYVAMHHPFTSPREEDLPLLESAPDQVRARAYDLVLNGIEVGGGSIRIHRRDVQERMFAAIGLTPEEAREKFGFMLDAFEYGTPPHGGIAFGFDRLVMLLAGKKTIRDVIPFPKTQSATCLMTGAPGPVTAAQLKELHIKSEVKLPGGKQG
- the hisS gene encoding histidine--tRNA ligase — its product is MLTNRPRGTNDILPAEINKWYYLEETFRQVCHQYGYGEIRLPIFEHTELFVRGMGDTTDVVEKEMYTFNDRGGRSITLRPEGTAGAVRAYLENNLYAGPQPVKMYYLGPMFRYDRPQAGRYRQFHQVGIEAFGSHDPGLDAEIMALAMDYYTRLGLSGLSLQVNSVGCPQCRPVLRQRLQEFFAPHMNQLCPECRSRYHRNPLRLLDCKNEKCQELGKGAPSALDCLCPDCAAHFAAVRHQLDLLGVAYQVNPRLVRGLDYYTHTAFEILVGGIGAQSAIGGGGRYNGLVEICGGPPTPGIGFALGLERIILARESQGLTWPRTRPLDVFVAVADAAASDRAVRILADLRAGGLAADRDYLGRSLKAQMKQAGRLNPAYTVIAGSQELEQGRVAVKDMASGEQQTVPLDQLVDFLQGRTK
- a CDS encoding tRNA threonylcarbamoyladenosine dehydratase, which gives rise to MREDIFARTRLLIGREGLAKLAAASVAIFGLGGVGSFAAEALARAGVGRLILVDFDRVAPSNINRQLHALTDTVGQYKTDLMADRIARINGQASVVKICRRYQPGDGAIWGEHRPDYCVDAIDDVEAKVELIKTCLAQGVPVISSMGTGNKLDPLSLQVTDIARTSVCPLARAVRRRLRQEGIAGGVKVVFSTEPPGAAHQEEEMVGAQPQGRRPPGSMPFVPPVAGLIMAAEVVRELLGLQRS
- the trxA gene encoding thioredoxin; the protein is MASDLVKALSDADFKNFVTNSPVPVLVDFWAGWCGPCKMIAPLVEELAAEYQGRLAVAKLNVDDNRSTAAEFKVISIPTLIMFKNGQEVDRSVGFKSKRDLIDFISKHV
- a CDS encoding transcriptional regulator, yielding MVGTPLGEYFIKVSDRLPEEAERVLRALVDQGSMNKEELSLTAKVKRAVLDHVIMQLYALGLVEVSTEGKSKICSLTRLGDEFLNLLDAKAS
- a CDS encoding Uma2 family endonuclease; amino-acid sequence: MPQALNTNAHYTYGDYLTWPENERWEIINGQALAMSPSPGPNHQVVVVELVRQFANYLSGKPCRVFAAPLDVLLPGTGGNDVPEHLINNVVQPDIFVVCDPDKIGRQCIKGAPDLVVEVLSANSVRRDRYEKFHLYEQAGVKEYWLVEPEARLLTVFKLGEDGLYGRPEIYAGTEQVPVGILTGLTINLQVVFAGLENDNC